From the genome of Solanum pennellii chromosome 6, SPENNV200:
AACCATGTTCCATTTGAAATAGGCAATTTTTCTGGTATTTCTGACTATTCATCAAAGTAAAATCCGGCCAATCTTCGaattttatactttattttattcttaaaaaaaaagtagcttTAACTcgaacaaataaaattaatgttcTGTCAGTTTGAAAGTAAATTATGATAAGAAATATATGATGGGATGCGTTAATCGAATTTGATATCATGCAATCTAAGACCCCAACTCCCTTTGTTGCCCatataaacaacaataataatacacgaaaaaatattaaatcgtTAAATCATAATTGAATAGTCATGTATTTAAAATATCTCGCGTTAATAAAAATTCGTGAAGAATCACATAGCTTAAACCTGTGATTGTGAATTTGTGATGTAGACTACAAAccttaaaatataaatactgtaatgtatgaatgatatttaTCCTTCCTAGTCATATACAGGTGAGGATTacatttatttactttcataaattGAAGGTAGGAcagttaaattaatttttaaatttatgtgtaataaaaagtatatttaataagtaatacatttaattaattgaaaatgaGGGCTAATGATGGGTTGTTAAAAACAGTTGCCGCCAATAAACCCATTAAACAAAACGACGACGTGGCAAGTTATGAATCAATCATAACTGACACCAAGCTTCCCACTTACATAAATATCGCATTGGCCGACAACCCGACACCCTATGATTCGTGGACGCTATTATCTACTCATTCTCCGCCGTACACGTGTGCCTCCTTCTACACACACTCCCACGGACCGTACGGTCACATCCCCtaattgtaaaattttaaaacttatcaCGTGGCTTCAACAGTTATTATCACTGCATAACAGGGATATCCTcgtctttttatctttttattatgaTCATAAAAACATTGCAAGATATAGAAAAGGATATTTGTCACACACTTTCTGTTCTCTCTGATAAGAAGAACTGACTCATTGTTGCAGATTCTGATGTCGGCAAATGTGAAATCTCGCCGGAAAATTATGATCTAAGATTTTTACAGCCATTTTTTCCGGTGTTTAGGTAAAATTGAGATATGCAAGATATACATCCGATTGGAGGTGGAGGAGGGCGGTTTTTCGGCGGTGCTGGTGATCGGAGATTAAGGCCTAATAACCACCAAAATCACCAAGCATTGAAGTGTCCTCGTTGCGATTCGGTCAACACTAAATTCTGTTACTATAATAACTATAATCTCTCTCAGCCACGTCACTTCTGCAAGAGTTGCCGGAGGTACTGGACTAAAGGCGGCGTACTCCGTAACGTCCCCGTCGGTGGTGGTTGCCGGAAAAGCAAGCGTTCAAAGCCGAAATCGACTACTGCCGACGACGCACCGGAGGAACATAAGTCTGATACTAATTCTAGTAGTGAGAGTTCCAGTCTTACTGCTACAACAACAGCGGCAGCGGCAGCAACGGCAAATACTCCCGGCGCTGCAACTACAGAAGATGTGTCGGCAACTTCTTCCAACTCTGCTTCCACTTATCTCAACTTTCCAGATTCCAATTTCTTCATACCTCACAGTACTAACCAAACCTTCGATGATCAGCCATTAATGGAGAACTCAGTCGAAGATCAGTTTCAGGACATTGGAAACTTCACAAACATGATGACGTCATCAAATGATCCATTTAACATGGTTGATATCCCGGCTTACCGATTGCCGGAGAACCAAAACTCAAACGAGCAATGGCATACAGAGACGAAGATGGTAGAAACACTGCCGACTTCCGGTGAGATGAAGATGGAACAGATGAGTACGGATTTTTTGAATCAAACAGGTCGGGTTGATGAGTATCCCGGGTTACATCAAAGCAATAG
Proteins encoded in this window:
- the LOC107023859 gene encoding dof zinc finger protein DOF5.4-like, with the translated sequence MQDIHPIGGGGGRFFGGAGDRRLRPNNHQNHQALKCPRCDSVNTKFCYYNNYNLSQPRHFCKSCRRYWTKGGVLRNVPVGGGCRKSKRSKPKSTTADDAPEEHKSDTNSSSESSSLTATTTAAAAATANTPGAATTEDVSATSSNSASTYLNFPDSNFFIPHSTNQTFDDQPLMENSVEDQFQDIGNFTNMMTSSNDPFNMVDIPAYRLPENQNSNEQWHTETKMVETLPTSGEMKMEQMSTDFLNQTGRVDEYPGLHQSNSELTPLNWQTGGDHGLYDLTGTVDHQSYWSQTQWGENDNSLNFLP